The genomic stretch GACGGCGAGGTCGGTCGGGTCACCATCCACGAACTCTCCCACCACGGGCAGTACCAGCTGATGTCGAACATCGACCTGGACCCGATGGGCTGGGCCGCGCTCATCGCCGCCTGCCTGCTGCCGCTGCTGTTCTGCATGGCGATCGGCCGCGTCGAGGCGGTGCGTGCCGCGTGAACCTGCACCGACTCCGTGACGGCAAGGTGGTCGCCGTCCTGCTCGTCGTCGCACTCGCCGTCGTCATCGTGCTCAACCAGTTCGCGCCGACCCGGTCCGCGTTCAGCGCGAAGGTGACCAACGGCTCGAACAGCGCCGGCACCGCCAGCTACTTCACCTGCGCGAGCGCCGTCGACGTGGACAACGCCAACGCACTGTTCACCTACCAGCTCACCGAGGCCAGCAACGCGAAGACCGCCGTCGACGACTCCGGCAAGGCCGCGAACGGCACGTACCAGGGGTCGATGACCACGGCGACGACCACCCCCAAGGCCTGCCCGCGGGACACCGGCGGTGCGTACGTGCTGGACGGGTCGTCGAGCTTCGTCTCCACGCCGACGATGTACCGCAACCCGACCACCTTCAGCGAGGAGGTCTGGTTCCGGACCACGGTCGCCGGCGGCCTGCTCATCGGGTTCGGCAGCAACCAGGTCTCCGTCTCGGGGCAGCACGACCGCCAGGTGTACCTCAACACCAGCGGGCAGCTCGTCTTCGGCACGTACAACAACACCACGCAGGTCGTCACGTCGCCCAAGGCGTACAGCGACGGAGCCTGGCACCACGTCGTCGCGACGATGTCCCCCTCGACGGGCATGCGGCTCTACGCCGACGGGGCCTTGGTCGCGTCGAACACCGCCTTCACCACCCCGGAGAACGCGACCGGGTACTTCCGCGTCGGCTACGACACGATCACCGGGTGGCCGGGCGCGGGCAACTACTACTACGCCGGCTCGATGCGGTTCGCCGCCGTGTACAGCTCGGTGCTCTCCGCGACACAGGTCGCGAACCACTACAACGCCGGGCGCTGAGGCGGGCCGCGGTCTTCCGCCAGGCCGTGGCGGTTCTCCGTAGATCGGCTGGCATGTCCATGGTGACCTGCCTGGTCCGGGCGAAGATCGCTGTGGCGTCCGGTACGAGGCCGGGTGCCGAGGGGAGATCCGTGGTGTCGTTGCGCGCAGAAGTGAAGAACGCCGCGTTCGTGCGGTCGATCAAGCTCCGGGGGTACCGCCGGATCGGCGGGCAGGGATGGGGGAAGCCGGTCGGGTCGATCACGCGCACCCTGGGGTGGACGCGGAGCGGGTTCAACGAGTACATCCAATGGGGACTGGTCAACGAGCAAGTGTCGTCGATCATCTGGGAACCGGGGTACGGCAGCAGTGTCGCGTGGTCGTTCATGAGCGGAGTCCTGCGGGACAGCGGTGCGGGTCCGGGCCGGATCCTCTCAGCGATCCTCGGCGACGAACTCGGCGAGATGGACCTCGCGGAGCTGTCGAACGGCATCGGGAACGCGCTCTCAAGCGCCGATGACCTCATGGCACGCTTCGACTCGCTGGAAGCAGTGCGGGACGTCCTGCTGGCGCACGACGACGACGACTTCACCGTTCCTTGGGGCCATCCGGGCGGTCCTGTGCAACGTGTGTTCTACGCGGCAGCCTGCGAGGTCGTCGCGAGTGAGCGACCGGATGAGGAACTCGTCCGGTCGTCGATCGCGACCCTCCGGGGCCGCGGCTACCCGGAGGCATCAGGGCGCGCGAAGCGCCTCGAAACCGCGTTCCTGCGGAAGGTCGGCCAGAGCGCCTCGGTGCTCGACGGATAGGCGTTCCACACGCCGGCGACCGAGCGGATCCCATCACCAGATCGGCACCTCGTCGGTGCCGCGCGCCAGACTGGGGGCATGGCACGGAAGACCGGCGTCACGGCGCCCCGCATCACGCTGACCGAACCGACGGACCTGGAGGACTGGACGCCCGGCCCCGGCGACGTCCTGACCGGCGACCGCATCGAGGGCAAGCGCATCGGCTTCCTCGACCTGTCCGGTGAGCGCCTGCCCGACCTGGAGGTCGAGGAGTGCGTCATCGAGACCCTCCGCGCCGGCGACGCCGAACTCCGTGGCTTCCGGATCCGCGACAGCGTGGTGGAGGTCCTCGATGCCCCTGTGCTCCGCGCCGTCAGCGGTGCCTGGCGGGAGGTCCGGATCGCCGGTGGCCGGGTCGGCTCGGCCGAACTGCACGACAGCTCGCTCGCCAGCGTCGAGTTCGTCGGCCTGAAGCTCGGGTTCGTCAACCTCCGCGCCTCGACGCTCACCGACGTCGTGTTCCGCGACTGCGTCATCGACGAGATCGACATCGCGGACGCCCGACTGCTGCGGGTGTCGTTCCCGGGCAGCACCGTCCGGGAGTTCGCGGGCACGAACACCCGCATCGAGGACGTCGACCTGCGGGGCGCCGACCTCGACCGACTCGAGCGGCTGGACGGTCTGCGCGGTGCGACGATCGGCGGCGAGCAGCTGTTCACGCTCGCCCCGCTGCTGGCCGCCCAGGCTGGCTACCGGGTCGAGTGACCGACGCACTCGCGCCCACCGACCTGCTCGGGCAGTGGGTGCTCGAGCGGACCGTGCACGACCGGCTGGCCGACCTGCGCGGCACCGTCACCGGCACGACCGAGCTCACGACGGTCGACGACGACACCGTGCGCTGGCACGAGGCCGGCACGATGGTCCTCGGCGAGCGCACGACCCCGGTGTGGCGGACACTGACGGTCCGACGCGCTCTTGCCGGTGACGGCCCGGATGACCCGGCCGACCGGTGGCGGGTCTGCTTCGCCGACGGCCGTCCGTTCCACGACTGGGTGTGGGGCATGCAGGTCGAGCACGCCTGCGCCCCCGACGACTACACCGGTCTGCTCGCCGGGACACCCGAGCGGTGGACCGTCCGCTGGCACGCACGGGGCCCGGCGAAGGACCTGCTCCTCGCGAGCACGCTCACGCCGACGGGGTGACGGCCGGTCGGGACGCGATCGCGCGGTGCCCGCTCGGAGGTGCATACTGGTCTCGTCATCCGACCCGGCAGTGGGGCTTGCCGGACCCAACCTCGACGTCCGTCGACAACAGTCCCTATCTCAGCTGGTCGCGTTCTGACGCGCCTGAGGTAGGGAGAGCCATGTCCGAACCCGTGGGGGTCGACCCCGACATCGACGACGCGTCGCTGTCGCCGGCCACGTCCGCGACACCGCGGCCGGTGCACCTGCGCTGGCGGTACCTCGGCCTCGTGGCGGTCGGCGGTACGATCGGCACCGCCGCGCGCGAAGCGATCAGCACGGCGTTCCCGGCGCAGCAGGGGGTGTCGTGGGCGGTCTTCTGGATCAACGTCTCCGGTGCACTCCTGCTGGGGCTGCTGCTCGAGCACCTCGCCCGTCGGGGCGCTGATGCGGGCCATCGCCGTACGGTGCGGCTCCTGCTCGGTACCGGAGTCCTCGGCGGCTTCACCACGTACAGCACCCTCGCGACGAGCACAGCGGTCCTGTTCCGCGACGGCCGCGGCCTCGACGGGACCGGGTACGCGCTGCTGACCGTGCTCTCCGGTGCCGTCGCGACCGGTGTCGGCATCGCCGTCGCCGGCCGGATCCGGTCGAACGGAGCGCGGGCATGAGCGCGGTGGTCTTCCTCGGCGTCGCGGCTGCCGGCGGCCTCGGTGCGGCGCTGCGCTTCTTCCTGGACGGGGCGGTCAACCGTGGGCGGGAGTTCCGGATCCCGGTCGGGACGCTGACGATCAACGTCACCGGTTCGTTCCTCCTGGGCATCGTGACCGGCGCCGCCGGGCACCTCGGTGTCGTGCCGGTCGCGGTCCTCGGCACCGGGCTCCTGGGCGGCTACACGACGTTCAGCACCGCCAGCTTCGAGACCGTCCGCCTGGCCCGCAGCGGCCGCACCACGGCCGCCGCGGTCAACGGGCTCGGGATGCTCGTGGTGTCGGTGGCCGCTGCTGCCGCGGGTGTCGCGCTCGGCACCCTCACCTGACCGGGAGGGGCGCATCGACTGCCTCCGCTGCGCACCCCAGGACCGCGGCCGCGACGTCCGCCTGCAGCAGGTCGCCGTGCACGGCCGCCCCGGTCTGCGACCCCGCCGCTGCCGCGACGACCACGGTGTGCATCGCGTTCGCCGCGTTGCCCGCCGCGTACACGCCGGGCACGTCGGTCCGTCCGACCGCGTCGACCGCCAGCACCCGGCCGATCACCGTGCCGTTGACCTCCTGGTCAACCGGTGTCAGCCCGAGTCCGGCGGCCCACTCGACCCGGGCCTCGACCCGGCTCGCAGCCGCCAGGGCATCGAGTCCGACGATCGTCCCGTCGGCGAGCTCCACTCCGGACAGCGCGTCGCCGTCGGAGCGCACACGGACGATCGGGGTCCGGACCACCCGGATGTCGCGGGCTGCGAAACCGGCCAGCACGGTGTCGTCGAGCAGGTCGGGATCCGCCACGAACGCCGTGACGTCGTCGCTCAGCGCGCGGAACAGCTGTACCTGGTGCGCGGCCGCCGCCATCGTGACGAGGACCCCGATCCGGCGGTCGCGGACCTCCCACCCGTGGCAGAACGGGCAGTGCACGACCCCGCGGCCCCACTGCTCCGCCAGCCCCGGGACGTCGGGCAGGACGTCGACCGCCCCGCCGGCCACGACCACACGGCGGGCAGCGACGACCTCGCCGGATGACAGGGTCAGTCGGAAGCCGACCGGGTCGTCGGCGGTCGCGGGTGTGGCGGACGCGGCCACGATCCTCCCGTCCGTCACGGTGACCCCGTAGCGGGCGACCTCCTGGCGCCCGATCCGGACCAGCTCGCGGGGTGCGGTGCCCTCCTGGCCCAGCAGGTTGTGGACGCCCTCGGCGGGTGCGTTGCGGGGCTCACCCGCGTCGACGACCAGGACGGAGCGGCGCGAGCGCCCGAGGATGAGGGCGGCGGACAGGCCGGCGGGACCGCCGCCGACGACGATGACGTCGAAGTGTTGAGACATGCGGTGATCCTCGGTCGCCCGTGACCGACGTGGCAAGTGCTGTTGCCGGTGTGGCAAGATCGGCCACATGACATCCGGCCGGGAGGCACGCCCCACCGAACCGACGACGGCCGACGTCGTCGACGCGGTCGGCCCGCGCCTGCGGGCGCTCCGCACCCGACGCGACGTCACCCTTGCGGCACTCGCGGAGCGGACCGGGATCTCGATCAGCACCCTGTCGCGCCTGGAGTCGGGGCAGCGGAAGCCCACCCTGGAACTGCTGCTGCCGCTGGCACGCGCGTACCAGGTGCCGCTCGACGATCTGGTCGGGGCGCCGGCGACCGGGGACCCGCGGGTGCACCTCAAGCCGGAGCGACACGGCCGCCGCGTGGTGATCCCGCTGACGAAGCGGACCGGGGGAGTGCGGTCGTTCAAGCAGCTCATCGAACCGAACGACCACGGCTCGGACACGACGCTGAAGACGCACGAGGGCTACGAGTGGCTCTACGTGCTCTCGGGTCGGCTCCGACTGGCGCTCGGCGACGAGGTGTTCGACCTCGGCCCGGGTGAGGTCGCCGAGTTCGACACCCACACCCCGCACTGGGTCGGCAACGTCTCGGACCAGGTGACCGAGGTGCTCTGCCTGTACGGGCCGCAGGGGGAGCGGGCGCACGTGCGGTCGAAGCCAGCCTGAACGGCGCCCGCAGAACGCAACATCGGCGACGAACCACAACGCGATCGCGTTGCGTCTCGCCGCCGA from Curtobacterium sp. MCLR17_032 encodes the following:
- a CDS encoding LamG domain-containing protein → MNLHRLRDGKVVAVLLVVALAVVIVLNQFAPTRSAFSAKVTNGSNSAGTASYFTCASAVDVDNANALFTYQLTEASNAKTAVDDSGKAANGTYQGSMTTATTTPKACPRDTGGAYVLDGSSSFVSTPTMYRNPTTFSEEVWFRTTVAGGLLIGFGSNQVSVSGQHDRQVYLNTSGQLVFGTYNNTTQVVTSPKAYSDGAWHHVVATMSPSTGMRLYADGALVASNTAFTTPENATGYFRVGYDTITGWPGAGNYYYAGSMRFAAVYSSVLSATQVANHYNAGR
- a CDS encoding pentapeptide repeat-containing protein — encoded protein: MARKTGVTAPRITLTEPTDLEDWTPGPGDVLTGDRIEGKRIGFLDLSGERLPDLEVEECVIETLRAGDAELRGFRIRDSVVEVLDAPVLRAVSGAWREVRIAGGRVGSAELHDSSLASVEFVGLKLGFVNLRASTLTDVVFRDCVIDEIDIADARLLRVSFPGSTVREFAGTNTRIEDVDLRGADLDRLERLDGLRGATIGGEQLFTLAPLLAAQAGYRVE
- a CDS encoding DUF6314 family protein; translated protein: MTDALAPTDLLGQWVLERTVHDRLADLRGTVTGTTELTTVDDDTVRWHEAGTMVLGERTTPVWRTLTVRRALAGDGPDDPADRWRVCFADGRPFHDWVWGMQVEHACAPDDYTGLLAGTPERWTVRWHARGPAKDLLLASTLTPTG
- a CDS encoding CrcB family protein; the encoded protein is MSEPVGVDPDIDDASLSPATSATPRPVHLRWRYLGLVAVGGTIGTAAREAISTAFPAQQGVSWAVFWINVSGALLLGLLLEHLARRGADAGHRRTVRLLLGTGVLGGFTTYSTLATSTAVLFRDGRGLDGTGYALLTVLSGAVATGVGIAVAGRIRSNGARA
- a CDS encoding CrcB family protein; protein product: MSAVVFLGVAAAGGLGAALRFFLDGAVNRGREFRIPVGTLTINVTGSFLLGIVTGAAGHLGVVPVAVLGTGLLGGYTTFSTASFETVRLARSGRTTAAAVNGLGMLVVSVAAAAAGVALGTLT
- a CDS encoding NAD(P)/FAD-dependent oxidoreductase gives rise to the protein MSQHFDVIVVGGGPAGLSAALILGRSRRSVLVVDAGEPRNAPAEGVHNLLGQEGTAPRELVRIGRQEVARYGVTVTDGRIVAASATPATADDPVGFRLTLSSGEVVAARRVVVAGGAVDVLPDVPGLAEQWGRGVVHCPFCHGWEVRDRRIGVLVTMAAAAHQVQLFRALSDDVTAFVADPDLLDDTVLAGFAARDIRVVRTPIVRVRSDGDALSGVELADGTIVGLDALAAASRVEARVEWAAGLGLTPVDQEVNGTVIGRVLAVDAVGRTDVPGVYAAGNAANAMHTVVVAAAAGSQTGAAVHGDLLQADVAAAVLGCAAEAVDAPLPVR
- a CDS encoding XRE family transcriptional regulator, which produces MTSGREARPTEPTTADVVDAVGPRLRALRTRRDVTLAALAERTGISISTLSRLESGQRKPTLELLLPLARAYQVPLDDLVGAPATGDPRVHLKPERHGRRVVIPLTKRTGGVRSFKQLIEPNDHGSDTTLKTHEGYEWLYVLSGRLRLALGDEVFDLGPGEVAEFDTHTPHWVGNVSDQVTEVLCLYGPQGERAHVRSKPA